The Jiangella sp. DSM 45060 genome contains the following window.
CCCAGGTACGGACCGGGTCGATGGCGTCGCGGTAGCGGTCGAGGCTCTGCTGCTCGACGCTCATCGGCCGGTACCGCGGCCGGACGCGGTAGGCGACCATGCCGTTGACGACGACCGACGCGGCCATGAGCAGTCCGAAGACCAGGAACAACCCGATCCGCGTGACCAGCTGTGTCGTGAACACCTGGGTGAAGTCGACCGACTGGTACCACAGTCTGTCGGTCCAGAACGTCACGACGAGCACGTACGCGGCAATGAGAACGCCGAGCACGATGAGCGTGGGCAGTAGAGCGCGCGACCGTCGTTGGGGCGCGCCGCGGAACGGTCCGGCGGGTCGGGGCATGTCCTGGCTCACCCCTGCAAAACTATCTCACTGGTCCGTACGGTTCCGACCCGCGGTCGGAACATCGCTGTCAGCGGACGGTTCGGGGCGAACCGTGACCCGTTCGACGCCGGGCCGTGACCGATGTCGCCGGCGGCCGCCGCGACCGATGTCGCCGGCGGCCGCCGCCCGTGCGACGATGCGGGCATGAGCACGACGGACGAGCAGCCGAGCGCCCTGTACCGCGCGATCGAGGAGATCGAACAGCACGTCCGCGACGACGGCTGGGACCAGCCGGCCCGGCTGTACGCGCTGGCCCCGACGGCTGACCTCCTGTCCCGCGAGCCGGCACTCGCCGCGAGCATCGGCATCGAGCCCGACGGGCCCGCCGACTCCCTCACGCCCATCGAGCAGGACGTCGCCGGGCGGCCGATCGAGGACCTGCTCGTCGAGATCACCTGGCCCGACACCGTCTCCGGCTGCGCGCTGGTGCTCGAGCGCATCGTGCTGCCGCCCGGCGCCGAGGACCAGATGCCCGACGACGACGGCCTGGCCGCCCGGTGGGCGCAGCAGCACCCCGACCGCTCCGACGTCCGCGTCGTCGTCGGCGTCCTCCGCGACGGCCGGCGGGCGTCGGTGCTGCGGATCCGCGGCCACGAAGCCGACGACGAGTTGGTGCGCGGCGCGGAGCTGTCGCCCGAGCTGGGCAACGCACTGGCCGAGACGTTCGACTGAGGCCGGCTGGTTTCGGCAGGGGCGCCGCGCTCGCCGCGGGCGCTGCGCTGGCCTCGGGCGCCGCGCTCGCCGCGGGCGCTGCGCTGGCCTCGGGCTGGCTGGGTTCGGCCCGAGCCCGCACGTTTCGGCCTGATTCGCTGCGTTCGTCGCGTGTCGCGGCGTTCGCCGGCTGAGTACGGTCCCCGCCCGGCTGGGAGGGCACCCACCCTACTGGCGGGCGCCGACAACGTCCGCGCGCCGACGCACCGTCCCGCTCGCCGACGAACCGTCCGCGAGCCGACGAACCGCCTCCGGCCGACCGTCGCCGTGACCGGCGTCGTCAGGCCCGGCAGGCCGGCACGCCACCTCGGGCAGCACATCGACTCGGGCCGGCACGTTCGGCCTGATTCGCTGCGTTCGTCGTGTGTCGCGGCGTTCGCCGGCTGAGTACGGTCCCCGCCCGGCTGGGAGGGCACCCACCCTACGGGCGGGCGCCGACAACGTTCGCGCGCCGACCCACCGTCCCGCTCGCCGACGCATCGTCCGCCGCGCCGACCGTGGCCCCTGACCGGCGTCGTCGGGTCCGGCAGGCCAGCACGCCACCTCGGTCCAGCACGTCGGCTCAAGCCGGCACGTTCGGCCTGATTCGCTGCGTTCGTCGTGTGTCGCGGCGTTCGCCGGCTGAGTACGGTCCCCGCCCGGCTGGGAGGGCACCCACCCTACGGGCGGGCGCCGACAACGTCCGCGCGCCGACCCACCGTCCCGCTCGCCGACGCATCGTCCGCCGCGCCGACCGTGGCCCCTGACCGGCGTCGTCAGGTCGGGCAGGCCGGCAGGTCGCCGGTGTCGCCGGCGACGAAGGACTCGATGGTGCTGACGGCGTCGTCGAGGGTCTCGATGGGGACGACCTGCATGTCGCCGTTGTTGCCGCCGACCGCTTCGTCGCAGTTGCTGGCCGGGGCGAGGAAGAGCGCGGCGCCGTCGTGGTTGGCGGCGGCGATCTTCTGCTGGATGCCGCCGATGGGGCCGACCTCGCCGTCGGGGCTGATCTCACCGGTGCCGGCGACGTGCACGCCGTCGAGGAGCTCGCCCGGGGTGAGGGTGTCGTAGATCGCGACGGCGAAGATCATGCCGGCGCTGGGGCCGCCGATGCGCTCGTCGATGCCGATGGTGATGTCGACCGGCAGGTCGAACCCGAGCGTCGGGCTGAACCCGACCAGCGCGCGGCCGTCGTCCTCGGCGGCGATGGTGGTGATCGACTCGGTGAGCTGCCGGCCGTCGCGGTCGACGACGAACGAGACGGCCTCGCCGGGCTCGTGCGCGGTGACGGCGTCGACGACGTCCTCGGGGGTGGCGACGGGGGTGCCGTCGACCGAGACCACGATGTCGCCCGGCTCGAGCACGCCCTCGGCGGGTGCGTCGGCGACCACGGCGTCGACGACCACCTTCTCGGGCACGTCGTAGCCGAGCTTGCGCAGCGCGGCGACCTCGGCGTTCTGCTGCGAGTTGGCGAGCATCGCGGCGTTCTGCTGCCGCGACTGCTCGGCCGTGGTGCCCTCGGGGTAGACCAGCTCACGGGGGATGACGGCGCGGTCGGGGTCGATCCACGCGCGCAACGCCGTCAGCAGGTCGAGGTCGGCGTCGGCGCGCGTGACCCCGACGGTGGTGAGGTCGAGCACGCCGTCGGTGGGGAACGTCTCGGCGCCGTCGATCTGGATGACCTGCTGGCCGTTCCACTCCCCCAGCGTGTCCTCGACCGGCCCCGGCGAGTACACGACGTAGGGCAGGTGCAGCATGGACGCGACCGCGACGAGCGCGACGATCAGGGCCCCGGCGACGGCGAGCGTCGCGGATCGGCGGGTCATCGGTGTGGTCGGTCCTCACGGTGAACGGGCTTCGACACCGTAAGAGTACGTGGTCAGCCTGTGTGTTCGGCGGCAGCGGCGGTCGCCGCGCGGGCGAGGTCGCCGACCCGATCGTCCAGCCAGGCCGTCATGGCGTCGCGCCGTTCCGGCGTCGTCGTGGCGGCGGCGTCGCTCACGAGCAGGCTCACCCGGAACTTCCGCTCGTCGGTCCCGGCAATCACCCACACCTCGGCGTTGTAGCCGCCCTGCGCGTACGGGCCCTCGAGCGTGGTCGTCGCCCACTGGACGTGCACGGTCTCGCCGTCCGGCGTGGTCGTCGCGGTGCAGGGCTGCGTGATGCGGCCCTTCTCCTCCATGGGCTCGCAGTGGTCGGCCACGGTCAGCTCGGAACCGATCTCCATGATCATCGCCGGCCCCGCCTCGACGTGCTCGGGCAGTCCGGCGGTGACGTCCGGGCCCGCCTCGGCCATGTCGTCGCCGCTGGCGGTCCAGCCGGCGCCTAGGTTCTCGGCGAGCGCCTGTGCCTGCTCGCCGACCTCTCCCTCGCTCGGCTGCTGGGGCGCCTCGGGCGGGGATATGCCCGCGGCGAGCTCGGTCCAGGCCCCGTCCGTGACGACCGTGGCGAGCTGGTCCAGCGAGAACGGCGGCTCGTCGCGGGTCGGCTCGG
Protein-coding sequences here:
- a CDS encoding PPA1309 family protein, with the protein product MSTTDEQPSALYRAIEEIEQHVRDDGWDQPARLYALAPTADLLSREPALAASIGIEPDGPADSLTPIEQDVAGRPIEDLLVEITWPDTVSGCALVLERIVLPPGAEDQMPDDDGLAARWAQQHPDRSDVRVVVGVLRDGRRASVLRIRGHEADDELVRGAELSPELGNALAETFD
- a CDS encoding PDZ domain-containing protein encodes the protein MTRRSATLAVAGALIVALVAVASMLHLPYVVYSPGPVEDTLGEWNGQQVIQIDGAETFPTDGVLDLTTVGVTRADADLDLLTALRAWIDPDRAVIPRELVYPEGTTAEQSRQQNAAMLANSQQNAEVAALRKLGYDVPEKVVVDAVVADAPAEGVLEPGDIVVSVDGTPVATPEDVVDAVTAHEPGEAVSFVVDRDGRQLTESITTIAAEDDGRALVGFSPTLGFDLPVDITIGIDERIGGPSAGMIFAVAIYDTLTPGELLDGVHVAGTGEISPDGEVGPIGGIQQKIAAANHDGAALFLAPASNCDEAVGGNNGDMQVVPIETLDDAVSTIESFVAGDTGDLPACPT